The segment GAAATTGGTGTGCAGTAAGTCTTATATGACGCATCACTCCAGTTACGGTGATCTTCGCTTTCAAATATCTCGCCTTCAAACTTTATTGAAGCAATTTGTCCGCTTTGAAGCTTATGGCTAATGCCAGATAGATTTAAGAATGGTTGATCTGGAGAAATCGCTTCAGGGAATTTAGATTTTTCAATAGCGCCATCTGCCTTGGTTAACTCACAATCGCGTCCAGCTAAACCTGCAACGGGATGAAGCAGGCAGAGCCCCAAGCGGTTTCTCATAAAGGAAACTGATGTAGATGCGCTAAACCCGTAGGTGATTTCTCCGCTTTCTGAGCCAGTTATCTCTAACTCCACAGATAAATCTTTGGCATCGTGCGATCCCTGCGCTTTGATCTTCGCGCTGAACGAACGATCACTAACTTCCCAAATCTCGTCTTTGATAACAAATGGCCGAGAAGTCCAATTAATATCTTGGAACACCAGGTAGATCCTGCGAATTACCTCTTCGCTACCGTTACTTATATTCCAAAGACTTCCCTCGGAATACTCCAGAGTTAACGGGCCAGCGACAAGTTTTCTCATTTATCTACTACTTGAGTAGTGAGCCAACGTTAAAGACTTGGCCTGACTCGGCTGATTCATATGCGCCCAAGGTGATATCCAATAATTTGAGCGTGTCTTCGCCACTGGTTTCAGGTGTTCTGCCGGTTTTCAAACATTCAATCCAATGCTTATTTACATTTACGACGCTATCTTGAATTCCATTCCAGGGCTGAGAAGTCCACCCGTGATTCGGAATAACAACAACTTCATTAGTTACAGAGGTACCCGACACAACTTGAAGATGGTAATCAGCAGATAAGGTGATTGCTCCCTTGGTTCCTTCGATAATTACAAAGGTCTGCGGATAGGTGCTGTGGTCTGATCTAGTCTCGTAACTAGCATCAACAATGCAGCTGGCATCTGGCATATGCATCAGAATCGTGGCTGAATCTTCGCCTTTAATGATCGGATTTACTCGATGAGCGGAGGTAAAGATCGTATTTGGTTCACCGATAAAGTAACGAGCAAGATCGAAGAGGTGAACTGCGACATCAACGATAATCATTCGTTCGCTCTCAACCAGCCATGATTGAGCAGAGTAAACATCGTGTGCAGTTCTAAATGAAATTCGCCCGAAGAACGGGCGACCAATTGCGCCGCTATCGATAATCTCTTTGATTTTTCGCATTGGGGTCTGGAATCTAAAATTCTCGTGAACCATAAAGGGCAAGCCTTGATCTGACATCGCCTTAACCATTGACTTTGCATCTGCCATATCCCATGCAAGTGGTTTCTGACAGATTGCTGCAACGCCATGCTTTGCCGCTAGTTCGACCATATATTTATGAGTTGGTGGAGTCGTAGCAATATCTACGAAATCTAAATCTTCATTGGCAAATAACTCTTCCGCACTTGCATAAGCCTTGCCTCCGAAATTGGCGGCAGCCAACTTCGCTTTTTCAAAATCAACATCGCAAGTTGCAACTAGTTCGACGTCGGGATTCTGGCTCCATGCATGGAGGTGGTTCTGGGCAAAGAAGCCACATCCAATTAAGGCATATCTATATTTCTTCTGGGTCATAGCGCAATTTCTCTACTTGGATCTGTGATCCACTCGCTCCAAGAACCAACATATATTTTGCTTCCCGTGAAACCAGCGTGCTCCATAGCTAAGACATTTTGTGCAGCAGTTACGCCAGAGCCGCAATAGAAAATTGTGTTATCAGCGCTAACACCGTTGGTAAGTGATTCGTAGTGCTTCTTTAAATCAGCCTTGCTCTTAAAGAGCCCTTGCGCATCTGTAATTTCAGCGCGATCTGCCAGACCAGCGCCAGCGATATGTCCGCGTATTGGGTCATAGTATTTTCCGCCCCCGTGATATCCCTCTGCACCTCTGGAATCAAATACGCAGTAATTGGAATCATTTCTGGCCATTTCAACTTTTTCGACTTCGACTAAGAGATCGTTACGTAGCTTTGGAATGAAATTTGTAGGCGTTAAAACTTTCTTCTCTTGGTTTAAAGGTAAAGATTCGCGGTTCCATGCATTTAGGCCGCCATCTAGAACGGCAACTTTTTCATGTCCCATCCAGCGAAACATCAACCAAAGGCGTGATGCCGCCATCAAACCTGATTCTGCGTCGTAACAAATTACTTGGGTATCTGGGGTTATTCCCCAGTTAGAGAGAGTCTTAGTGAACGCTGCAACCGTTGGAAAAGGTCGGCGACCGGTAACGCCCGGAATAATTTCTCCAGACATATCAGTAGATAAATCTGCGTAATGTGCACCTGGTATGTGGGATTGGTCATAAACCTTTCTTCCCCAGGATTCGTCATCTAATGTGAAGCGAACATCAAAAATTACAAACTCAGAATTTTCTAAGTTGCGCGCCAAATCGCTAGTGGATATCAACGTTGTATAACTCATTGCTGCACACTCTTCACAAGGTATTGGGTTGTGGTTAGGGTACTACAGTGACTCTGACTCCGAGAAGTTCGCTTGTAACGCAAGGCCGTGACCGAAGCCCAAACCGCGCGATGTTGAGAGCGCTGGGTATGCAGGGCGATGATTTTAAGAAACCGCAGATTGGTATTGCATCTTCTTACAACACCATTACCCCTTGCAATATGTCGCTGCGCACCGTTGCTGAAGATGTTGCCGCTGGAGTAAGCGCTAACGGCGGATTCCCAATGGAGTTTGGAACGATCACTGTTTCAGATGTAATTTCTATGGGACACGAAGGAATGCATTTCTCCCTCGTTAGTCGCGAAGTAATTGCAGATTCTGTGGAAACTGTTATGCAAGCAGAACGCTTAGATGCGATGGTAACTCTGGCGGGATGCGACAAAAGTATTCCGGCGATGCTTATGGCAGCTGCGCGCATAGATGTGCCAAGTATCTTGATGTATGCCGGTTCTTTACTGCCTGGAAAAACTACTCTTCAAGATGGCACTGAGATTAAAGTAAATATCGTCACTTCTTTTGAAGCAGTTGGTGCAAATGCGCGTGGCTTAATGTCTGATGAAGATCTCGATCGCATTGAAAAGGCTGCCTGCCCAAGTGCCGGAACATGCGGTGGTATGTACACGGCAAACACGATGGCTAGCGCTTCAGAGGCGATGGGAATGTCACTTCCAGGCTCTTCATCTCCATCTGCAGTTGATAATCGCCGCGAACCGCTTGCAAAATTAGCGGGCGAATCTGTAATCAACTTACTTAAACTTGGAATCACAACCAGCGACATCATTACTAAAAAATCTTTGGAAAATGCCATCACGGTTGTCATGGCACTTGGAGGATCTACAAATGCAGTGCTTCATATGCCAGCGATCGCTCACGAACTAGGTATTGACTTATCTCTCGATGATTTCAAGCGAATTGGCGCACGCGTTCCATTGCTTGCAGATCTAAAACCATTCGGTGAATATGTGATGTTTGATCTCGATAAAGTTGGTGGCGTACCTGCAGTAATGAAGATTTTGCTTGATGAGGGTCTGCTCTACGGCGATTGCATGACCGTAACTGGAAAAACAGTTGCTGAAAATCTAAAGGATGTAAATCCTCCTGCTGCTGATGGAAAGATTATTTATCCAGCCGCTAAACCTTTTGGTAAAAATGGTGGCATAACTATTCTTAAAGGATCTCTCGCTCCTGAAGGTGCCGTTGTGAAGAACGCCGGTGTTGATGAGGAGAAATTCCAAGGCGCTGCTCGAGTATTTGACCGCGAAGAATCAGCGATGCAGGCGCTCTCTGATGGCACAATTAAAAAAGGCGATGTAGTTGTTATTCGCTACGAAGGTCCAAAGGGTGGTCCAGGAATGCGCGAAATGTTGATGATCACAAGTGCAATAAAGGGCGCAGGACTAGGAAGAGATGTATTGCTCGTTACCGATGGCAGATTCTCTGGTGGAACAACTGGACTTTGCGTAGGCCATATTTCACCGGAAGCTGTAGATGGTGGGCCGATTGGGTTAATTAAAGATGGCGATCAAATTTCGATCGATATCCCAAATGGAACTTTGGAGCTACTCGTTACACCCGAAGAGTTGCAAGAACGTGCCAAGAACTTTGTGCCACTCCCACCTAGATATACAAAGGGCGTGCTTTCTAAGTATGTGAAGTTGGTTGGTTCTGCAACCAACGGCGCAGTTTGTTCTTAAAGACCAGTAATTTGAACTGCCGCTAAGGCAACGCCGGCAACAATTACCCAAGCAATTAAGCCCATCACCATGGGGCGTGGGCCAATTGCTCGAATCGATTTCCAGCGCACACTTGAACCAAGTGCAACCAAACCAGCGCCAAGAAGTAACTTACTTACCAGAACGACTGCATCATGAATTCCTGAGGGAATATCAAGTGTGTTTTGGATCGTTGCAACTGCAATAAAGCCAATGACAAAGAATGGAATTAGTGGCACTTTCGTTGTCTTGGTACTAACCGCTATTCCATCTTTTTCATTTTGCATTGCAACTGAAGTTAAGTAGCGGCGGTGGCGAATCGAAAGAATTAGAACAATCGGAGCCAACATACATACTCGCGCCAATTTGATTACGACGGCAGATTGCACCGCCTCATCGCTCCAGACAGATGCAGTCGCAATTACCTGACCAACATCGTGTACGGCAGCACCAGCCCAGGCACCAAAAGTCTGATCACTTAGCCCAATTAGGTGGCCAATAAATGGCAGTGTAAAAATTGAAAGGGTGCCACAGAGCGAAATCAAAGCGATTGCATATGAGGTTTCTTCTTCGGTAGCGCGTGTTTGTGGGCGGATCGCAGCAACGGCAGTTGCACCACAGACTCCAAATCCAACGCCAATTAAAAGTCCAAGTTCACCACTCATCTTGAATACTTTTGATAGCGCCAAGATTCCAAAAATCGTGAAGGTCACAACCAAGATGACGGTTAGTACTCCCTTAAAGCCAATCGCCTTTAGCGATACAAGGCTTACTTGTGCGCCAAGAAGTGCGACTCCGATGCGCATTAACTTCTTGCTCGCAAGCCCTGTTCCGGCAGCGGCAAAGCTTGGCCATCTACCAAAGTTTGCAACCGCGAATCCAAATGCGACGCAAAGTGCAAGTGGACTTACCGCTGGTTGAAAATCATTGATTAGAAAGGCAACGCCAACAATTGCAGCTATCAGACCTAAACCAGGAAGGTTCTTAACCATTTAGATCCCTAACTTGCTTGACCATTGCGCTAGCTGATCAGCGACCGAATCGGTGATCGTAATGTTTTCTGCAATGTCGGGACGTTCTGGATTAGAACGATTTGCTCCAGGTAAGCGGCCTCCGGCAGCGTTTACCAGCGCTGAAAAGTCTGCAGTTCTTGTATTTTCACCATCCACCGAAAGTTTTGCGCTATCGATAGCGATAATGAAATGTGAAATTTTCTGTGGATTGGCATCTTGCTCGCTAGCGAACATATCTGGAATATCTTTTGCCAGTGATGGACCAACCAACATTCCCGTTAGCGATTCAACAAGTACTGCAATTGCATAACCTTTGACTCCACCTAGCGGCGCGAGCATTCCAGCAAGTGCTTCCTTAGCATCGGTTGTCGGGCTGCCATCTTTTGTAAACGCCCAGCCAGGTTCTAGTTCGGCACCTGCTTGCGCTTTTGCTTGAATCTTTCCACGTGCAACTGCGCTAGTTGCTAGATCAACAACAGTTGGCGGATTCGTTGGAATTCCCGCAGCAATTGGTGAAGTTGAAAGTAGCGCAGAGTTTCCACCCCATGGCGGCATTACTGCTGGCCCAGTGCTAAATGCGATTCCAACTAGTCCGCGATTAATCATCGGCCAGACATAAATTCCGAGAGCGCCACAGTGGTTGGATCGTCCAACTCCGACAGCGGCAATTCCATTTATTGCAGCGCGTTCAGCAGCAACTTCTGCCGCCTTCTGTAACTGCCAATGGCCAAGACCATCATCGCCATCAAAGACCACAAGGCTTGGTAGATCTGTTACTACCTTTAACTTCGCATCAGCTTTAATTCCACCTGCTTGCAAGCGCGCAAGATAGAAAGGAAGTCTCATTAAGCCGTGGCTTCCGATTCCCCAACGATCGCTGGCAACGATGCAACGAGCGGTTACATCTGCTTCTTGATCCGGAACACCGGCGGCTTTAAGAAGTGATTTCGCTAATTGCGTTGCAGAGCCAACAGTTAGCTGTGCCATTATTTTGCGCTCTCCTTGATTGCACCAACAGCATGTGTGGCAACTTCGTTATTTAAGACTTTCATAATATTTGAAACAAGGATTTCATTGATACGCAATTGGCTTTCCTTGGTAATCCCTGCAACGTGCGGAGTTAAGATCAAATTCGCAATTTGCTCCATTTCGCCTTTAACTGGTGGTTCTTGGGCGCGCACATCTAGGGCAGCGCCAGCAATAACCTTAGATTTCAAAGCTTCGATTAAATCGGCTTCGTTAATTACTTCACCGCGCCCCACATTTACCAATACGGCATCTGGCTTCATCAACTTCAAAGTTGCAGCGTTAATTGAGCCATTTGTTTCAGGGGTCGATGGCATATGGATGCTGATTACATCGCTCTCCTTTAAGACTTCTTCAAAAGACTTTAATTCAATACCGCTTAGATTTTTCGCATAAGGATCGAAACCAATCATTTTGCATTGAAAACCTTGCAATAACTTTGCCGTCGCTAGCCCCGTTGCACCACATCCGAGCAACCCCCAGGTTAAGCCCGATAGCTCGCGGCCTGGTGTGCGGATCCAATTTCCTTCGCGCGTGACTTGATCATGCCCAGGGACATTTCGTAATAAAGAAAGCGCTAATCCCAGAGTTAGCTCGCCAACGCTTACCGCGTTAGCTCCAAGACCGGCAACGACGACGACACCTGCAGCATCGGCTGCCTTGATATCAATGTTATCTAAGCCGACTCCGGCGCGAGCAATTACCTTTAACTTAGGTGCCGTAGCAATTACATCTGCAGTTACCTTCGTTCTGTTTCTTACAACTAGAGCAGTTGCATCTTTAAGAGCGCTCTTTAACTCATCGACGTTATTCCAAAGATCGTCATTTCGGACAATGGGAAAACTCCCCTCCAGCTTCTGGAAGGGAGTTCCCCATACATCTTCAGAGATGAGAATCATTATGCGGAGATATACAACTTTGTGAAGGTGAATTCACGGTGGCCCATAACTTCAGCCTTGCAGAGGCGTCCATTAACGGTCTGATTGATGACATCCATCATCATGTCGCCAGCCTTAGTTAAGTCATATTCGTAACGCAATAGACCTGAAACATCTAAATCGATGTGTTCAGTCATTGAGTTAGCAGTCTTAATGTTCGCTGTTAACTTGAGTACCGGAATAATTGGGTTACCAATCACATTGCCTTGTCCGGTTGGGAACAAGTGGATAACTGCGCCGCCTGCTGCCATCAGAGTTACGCACTCTGCAGCTGCTGATGAAGAGTCCATGAAATAAAGGCCCTTCTTCTTTGGGTCTGGAGCTTCAGCTGGCTTGAGAACGCCAACAACTGGAACTGAACCAGTCTTAGCGATATTTCCAAGCGCCTTCTCTTCAATAGTTGTTAGCCCGCCAGCGATATTTCCTTGCGTTGGCTGTGAACCTAGAAGGTTTGCACCAGTTGCTTCAATTACCTTGATGTAATTGTCGTAAGTTGTTTGGAACAAGTTACGGCAAGCATCATCGATACAACGGTCAGCGATCAAGTGCTCGCCACCAGTTAGCTCAGAAGTTTCGCCGAAGAATACGGTTCCACCTGCTGCTACCCAGCGATCGACTGCTTGTGATGTTGTTGGGCATGAGCCAAGACCTGATGTTGTATCTGATTCGCCGCACTTGATCGACATAATCATGTCGCCCATTTCGGCTGCTTCGCGCTCTAGGCCAGATGCATCTTGCAAGAACATTGCGGCAACGCGGCTTGCTTCCTGAATTACTTGGAGATCGCCCTTACCTTCAATAGAGAACGCTGCAACCGGCTTACCAGTCTTAGCGATGCCATCGGCAACTCTCTGTGTCCACTTTGGTTCGATACCAATTACAACTACAGCGGCAACGTTTGCGTTAACACCTGTTCCAATTAGCGTATTAAAAGTTAGCTCTAGATCTTCGCCGAATTGCAAACGCCCAAATGCATGTGGGAGTGCAAGAGTTCCTGGAATTACCTTCGCAACAGCTTCTGCAGCAGCATTTGAAAGATCATCAAGGGGCAAAATAATGACGTGATTGCGGATACCCATGGTGCCGTTTTCGCGGCGGTATCCCATTAAGCGCGGCTTGCTTCCCATCGATAACTCCTCATGTTGTGTGTGTGAATGTAATCGCCTTTTTTGATCGCAGCTGATGCCAGACCAACCTTGATTCCGTATTTAATAATCGCTTCGCCATTTGCAATATCTGCAAGGGCAAATTTGTGGCCGAGCGGAATCGCGTGATTTAAGATCGCGGTGCTCTCTGTTCCTTCTTTCACGGATCGCCCGTGAAGAGTTCCTGGTTGCATATCCGCCATAGCAACAGCGACATTGTCACCGTCGTGATGGAGCAGATATTGCGGTGGCGTAATTGCCATATCTGACTTTCCTCTCTCGCATAAAGGGGGTAGTGGTCTGACCTCTTGGTGGAGTCTAGGTTAGGTGAGCGTATTTCGTCTAGCCCTCTGCCCAAATTATCGTAAGTGGTCTAACCTGTGGCTATGAAGAGCGAGCTTCGATACGGGGTTATAGGCGTCGGCAGCATGGGGCGCGAGCATATTTCCAACATCAAGGTGATGGGTGGAGCTGTCGTCACGGCCATCAGCGACCCTCACCAGCCCTCCATTGAAGCGGCTCTAGAAATGGTTCCGGGGGCCAAGGTCTTTAGCGATCACCGCGCGCTCTTGGATTCTGGCTTAATCGACGCCGTCGTAATTGCAACTCCAAATGACACCCATGCTGAGGTCTTAAAAGATGCGCTCGCAACAGAATTAGCGGTCTTTGTTGAAAAGCCACTTGCTACAACTGTCGAAGATTTGAAATCAATTCTGTCTTGGGATGAAAAGCGTAGCGCTCTTACCTGGATGGGCTTGGAATATCGTTTTATGCCACCGGTGACTGAAGCAATTGCGAGAGCAAAAGAAGGTGAAGCCGGAAAAATACATCAGATTTCGATTCGCGAACATCGCGAACCTTTCTATCCAAAGGTAGATAGCTGGAACCGCTTCACGGAAAGAACTGGTGGCACGCTTGTCGAAAAATGTTGCCACTATTTTAACTTGATGGATTTAGTGATTGGTGAACAACCTATCCGCGTATTTGCTTCAGGCGGTCAGAGCGTTAATCACTTAAATGAAAATTATGGCGGGCGCCGAGCAAATATGCTCGATAACGCATATGTAATTTTAGAATATGCCAGCGGTGCTCGTGGAATGCTCGATCTCTGTATGTTTGGCGAAGGTTCCTTCGATAAAGAGATTTTAACGATCATTGGAGATCAGGGAAAGATTGAATCATTCCTTCCTTCTCAAGTTGTTAAAGCCTCACGTCGTGATTCAGTTGGAAACCTCGATAACTGGGCAAGTGGTGCTAGCCGTGCGCGTGGCAGCGAAACAAAGATTGTTCATAACTACGATGTTAAGTACATGGGCCACCACTACGGTGCTTCATATATCGAACATACAAAATTCCGCGATGCGATTTTAAATTCCACTGCCGCTGAAGTTACCTTGCTAGATGGCGTAACGAGCGTTGTTACAGGGCTTGCTGCACACAAGAGCATCAACGAAGGTCGCGTCGTTGAAATCAAAGAACTTTGGGGCTAATTACCAACTGCTCCATGGCTTGGCGTAGGTATCAACTGTTTCGGCGAGCTTTTCTAAGCGTGGAATAGAGATTTCGCGCAGCGCCTTTGGAATATCAGGGGCACCAACGATGTCGGCCCAAACCGCGCGTCCAGCAAGGAAACCGCTCGCTCCCCCAATTGCACAAGCCTTCACTGCATCGTTGAAAAATGGTTGCTTAACTCCGTTAGAGAGAACTACCCACGGAGATCCAATTGCCTCAGAAATTCGTTCTGCGTTCTTGGTTACTAAAGAAAGATCTCCTTCGCCATGGAAGGGAACTTCTGCTTTATACAAATCTGGCTTCCAAGTCGCAGCTTCACGTGCTGCGATAATTAACTCTTCTTCGCGATCAAAAGATCTTGAAGTATCAGTTGGTGGCTTCACGATGATTTCTATAATCGATGGCAGACCAGAGACTTCGCATAACTTATTAAATTCGGCTACGAGTTTGGCTCGGCTATCCGGAGATTCATCGTTGCGCCACAGCACCAAGAATTTCAATCCGACGCTTTTGATATCACGCATTCTGATCGGATCAACATCAGGATCGACAGCAGTATCAGTAGCTGCGCCACCTGCGGGACCAACCAATAAATCAGCGGCAGCGATTAATCCGCATGAGCCTTTTAGCGCGCCCTGGTTGATAATCGCATCAATGCCAAACTCTTGATCAACTAAGAGCGCTGATGCAAATGGCGAAAGTTCGCGGGCAACATCTACTTTAAATTGAGTTAACTGTGAGTCAGGGACCGGTGTGCTCTGATGTGCCGCAAACATTCCGCGCAGAGCTTCACGTTGATCCACGGCAACCATCGCAAGTGCACCAGATGGACGGGCTAATTTGGTAAGTGGTGCTCTCATGATCGCTCCTTTAGGAATTTATCTAGCTCTGCGGTATTTGGAATCATCGATTGACCATCTAGGCCACGACATGAAAGTGCGGCGACTGCATTAGCGCGCATTAAAGAGGCTTCGAGAGTGTGGCCTTGAATTACTTGAGCAAGAAGCGCTCCATGAAAAACATCGCCGGCGCCTAGCGTGCTTACAACATCAACGGCAAAGCCATCTGCGTGAACTAAGCCTGATTCGCTGGAATAACCAGTACTTCCCGCAGAACCTTGCGTTGCAACCGTTATATTTTTTGCGTTAACCGCATCTCTTTCGACCGCTGTGCCCAGTTGAAGGTCGGGGTAACGAAGCGCCATCTGCCGATCAGTTGGAACAAATAGATCTACCTCTGAAGCCTCGAAATCAGCAACGTTGTAGCCGGCATCAAATGAAATCTTCGGTCCGTTTCCACGAGCGATCTTTTCAGACTTTAAACGGTTAATTCCAACGTGATCTACGTGGAGCCACTCAGCCTGACTAATCAACTTCTTCGCTTCTGCATTTAGATTTACTTGTTGCATTGGTTGACGGGTGCTAATTGCACGTGCGCTATGGGCCTTCGAAGCAACGATTACGCTTCCTGATGTTGCGCTAGCACCGATTGAAATCCCTGAAGTATCAACGCCTTCACGGACAAAAATGCGCAGAACTTCTGCGCCATCTTCATCATCGCCAATTGTTCCCACAATCGCCGTTGAAACACCGAGGCGGCTTAGCGTTACTGCGGCAACAGCTGCCGGGCCACCACCTGCACGGGCTATCTGGTGGGCTAAAACTCTTTCATCTTCGCCTGGATAGTTATCGACTAAGGCGATTGTGTCGATAGTTATTACGCCGAGACAAACAACTTGAATATCGCTCA is part of the Candidatus Planktophila lacus genome and harbors:
- a CDS encoding Gfo/Idh/MocA family protein, whose amino-acid sequence is MKSELRYGVIGVGSMGREHISNIKVMGGAVVTAISDPHQPSIEAALEMVPGAKVFSDHRALLDSGLIDAVVIATPNDTHAEVLKDALATELAVFVEKPLATTVEDLKSILSWDEKRSALTWMGLEYRFMPPVTEAIARAKEGEAGKIHQISIREHREPFYPKVDSWNRFTERTGGTLVEKCCHYFNLMDLVIGEQPIRVFASGGQSVNHLNENYGGRRANMLDNAYVILEYASGARGMLDLCMFGEGSFDKEILTIIGDQGKIESFLPSQVVKASRRDSVGNLDNWASGASRARGSETKIVHNYDVKYMGHHYGASYIEHTKFRDAILNSTAAEVTLLDGVTSVVTGLAAHKSINEGRVVEIKELWG
- a CDS encoding UxaA family hydrolase; the encoded protein is MGSKPRLMGYRRENGTMGIRNHVIILPLDDLSNAAAEAVAKVIPGTLALPHAFGRLQFGEDLELTFNTLIGTGVNANVAAVVVIGIEPKWTQRVADGIAKTGKPVAAFSIEGKGDLQVIQEASRVAAMFLQDASGLEREAAEMGDMIMSIKCGESDTTSGLGSCPTTSQAVDRWVAAGGTVFFGETSELTGGEHLIADRCIDDACRNLFQTTYDNYIKVIEATGANLLGSQPTQGNIAGGLTTIEEKALGNIAKTGSVPVVGVLKPAEAPDPKKKGLYFMDSSSAAAECVTLMAAGGAVIHLFPTGQGNVIGNPIIPVLKLTANIKTANSMTEHIDLDVSGLLRYEYDLTKAGDMMMDVINQTVNGRLCKAEVMGHREFTFTKLYISA
- a CDS encoding UxaA family hydrolase — encoded protein: MAITPPQYLLHHDGDNVAVAMADMQPGTLHGRSVKEGTESTAILNHAIPLGHKFALADIANGEAIIKYGIKVGLASAAIKKGDYIHTHNMRSYRWEASRA
- the ilvD gene encoding dihydroxy-acid dehydratase; amino-acid sequence: MTLTPRSSLVTQGRDRSPNRAMLRALGMQGDDFKKPQIGIASSYNTITPCNMSLRTVAEDVAAGVSANGGFPMEFGTITVSDVISMGHEGMHFSLVSREVIADSVETVMQAERLDAMVTLAGCDKSIPAMLMAAARIDVPSILMYAGSLLPGKTTLQDGTEIKVNIVTSFEAVGANARGLMSDEDLDRIEKAACPSAGTCGGMYTANTMASASEAMGMSLPGSSSPSAVDNRREPLAKLAGESVINLLKLGITTSDIITKKSLENAITVVMALGGSTNAVLHMPAIAHELGIDLSLDDFKRIGARVPLLADLKPFGEYVMFDLDKVGGVPAVMKILLDEGLLYGDCMTVTGKTVAENLKDVNPPAADGKIIYPAAKPFGKNGGITILKGSLAPEGAVVKNAGVDEEKFQGAARVFDREESAMQALSDGTIKKGDVVVIRYEGPKGGPGMREMLMITSAIKGAGLGRDVLLVTDGRFSGGTTGLCVGHISPEAVDGGPIGLIKDGDQISIDIPNGTLELLVTPEELQERAKNFVPLPPRYTKGVLSKYVKLVGSATNGAVCS
- a CDS encoding sulfurtransferase, with translation MSYTTLISTSDLARNLENSEFVIFDVRFTLDDESWGRKVYDQSHIPGAHYADLSTDMSGEIIPGVTGRRPFPTVAAFTKTLSNWGITPDTQVICYDAESGLMAASRLWLMFRWMGHEKVAVLDGGLNAWNRESLPLNQEKKVLTPTNFIPKLRNDLLVEVEKVEMARNDSNYCVFDSRGAEGYHGGGKYYDPIRGHIAGAGLADRAEITDAQGLFKSKADLKKHYESLTNGVSADNTIFYCGSGVTAAQNVLAMEHAGFTGSKIYVGSWSEWITDPSREIAL
- a CDS encoding carbohydrate kinase family protein, which produces MSDIQVVCLGVITIDTIALVDNYPGEDERVLAHQIARAGGGPAAVAAVTLSRLGVSTAIVGTIGDDEDGAEVLRIFVREGVDTSGISIGASATSGSVIVASKAHSARAISTRQPMQQVNLNAEAKKLISQAEWLHVDHVGINRLKSEKIARGNGPKISFDAGYNVADFEASEVDLFVPTDRQMALRYPDLQLGTAVERDAVNAKNITVATQGSAGSTGYSSESGLVHADGFAVDVVSTLGAGDVFHGALLAQVIQGHTLEASLMRANAVAALSCRGLDGQSMIPNTAELDKFLKERS
- a CDS encoding NAD(P)-dependent oxidoreductase produces the protein MILISEDVWGTPFQKLEGSFPIVRNDDLWNNVDELKSALKDATALVVRNRTKVTADVIATAPKLKVIARAGVGLDNIDIKAADAAGVVVVAGLGANAVSVGELTLGLALSLLRNVPGHDQVTREGNWIRTPGRELSGLTWGLLGCGATGLATAKLLQGFQCKMIGFDPYAKNLSGIELKSFEEVLKESDVISIHMPSTPETNGSINAATLKLMKPDAVLVNVGRGEVINEADLIEALKSKVIAGAALDVRAQEPPVKGEMEQIANLILTPHVAGITKESQLRINEILVSNIMKVLNNEVATHAVGAIKESAK
- a CDS encoding Gfo/Idh/MocA family protein, whose protein sequence is MTQKKYRYALIGCGFFAQNHLHAWSQNPDVELVATCDVDFEKAKLAAANFGGKAYASAEELFANEDLDFVDIATTPPTHKYMVELAAKHGVAAICQKPLAWDMADAKSMVKAMSDQGLPFMVHENFRFQTPMRKIKEIIDSGAIGRPFFGRISFRTAHDVYSAQSWLVESERMIIVDVAVHLFDLARYFIGEPNTIFTSAHRVNPIIKGEDSATILMHMPDASCIVDASYETRSDHSTYPQTFVIIEGTKGAITLSADYHLQVVSGTSVTNEVVVIPNHGWTSQPWNGIQDSVVNVNKHWIECLKTGRTPETSGEDTLKLLDITLGAYESAESGQVFNVGSLLK
- a CDS encoding YeiH family protein, with product MVKNLPGLGLIAAIVGVAFLINDFQPAVSPLALCVAFGFAVANFGRWPSFAAAGTGLASKKLMRIGVALLGAQVSLVSLKAIGFKGVLTVILVVTFTIFGILALSKVFKMSGELGLLIGVGFGVCGATAVAAIRPQTRATEEETSYAIALISLCGTLSIFTLPFIGHLIGLSDQTFGAWAGAAVHDVGQVIATASVWSDEAVQSAVVIKLARVCMLAPIVLILSIRHRRYLTSVAMQNEKDGIAVSTKTTKVPLIPFFVIGFIAVATIQNTLDIPSGIHDAVVLVSKLLLGAGLVALGSSVRWKSIRAIGPRPMVMGLIAWVIVAGVALAAVQITGL
- a CDS encoding Ldh family oxidoreductase, which codes for MAQLTVGSATQLAKSLLKAAGVPDQEADVTARCIVASDRWGIGSHGLMRLPFYLARLQAGGIKADAKLKVVTDLPSLVVFDGDDGLGHWQLQKAAEVAAERAAINGIAAVGVGRSNHCGALGIYVWPMINRGLVGIAFSTGPAVMPPWGGNSALLSTSPIAAGIPTNPPTVVDLATSAVARGKIQAKAQAGAELEPGWAFTKDGSPTTDAKEALAGMLAPLGGVKGYAIAVLVESLTGMLVGPSLAKDIPDMFASEQDANPQKISHFIIAIDSAKLSVDGENTRTADFSALVNAAGGRLPGANRSNPERPDIAENITITDSVADQLAQWSSKLGI